Part of the Desulfolutivibrio sulfoxidireducens genome is shown below.
TGGCGAATTCGCCGTTTTTCTCCATCAATGCGTCAAAGGTGCCCATCTCGTGAATGCGTTTGTCCTTGATGACCAGGATGAGGTCGGCCCGGCGCATCATGGACAGGCGGTGGGCGATGATAAACGTGGTCCGGTTGGCCATGAGCCGTTCCAGGCCCTGCATGATGAGCGATTCGGTCTCGGCGTCAAGGGCGCTGGTGGGCTCGTCGAGGATCAGAAGCGGCGCGTCCTTGAGCAGGGCCCGGGCGATGGCCAGGCGTTGGCGCTGGCCGCCGGACAGGGTGGAGCCGCGTTCGCCGAGTTGGGTGTCGTAGCCCTCGGGCAGGGACATGATGAAGTCGTGGGCGTTGGCCAGCCTGGCGGCCTGGACGACCTCGTCGCGGGTGGCCTTGCGTTTGCCGTAGGCGATGTTTTCGTGGACGGACATGGGGAAGAGCTGGGTTTCCTGGAGCACGATGGCGATATGCTGGCGCAGGCTTTTGAGGGTCACCCGGCGCAGGTCCTGGCCGTCGATGGTGATGGAGCCCTTTTGGGGGTCGTAGAAGCGCAGGAGCAGGCTGACCAGGGAGGTCTTGCCCGCGCCGGTCTGCCCGACCACGGCCACGGTCGAGCCGCCGGGGCAGGCGAAGGAGACGTCGGTGAGCACGGGTTTGTCCGGCTCGTAGCCGAAGGCCACGTTGTCGAAACGGACCTCGCACCGGGACACGGCCAGGGGGGGGGCGCCCGGGTCCTCGTGGACCGAGGCGTCCATGGCCATGACGTCGATGACCCGTTTGGCCTGGGCCAGGGACCCCCGGATGCCGGCCACGGTGGTGCTTAAGCTGCTTAGGGGGGTGTAGAGGGTGGCCAGATAGGAGATAAAAATGAGCAATTCGCCGGTGGACAGGGTGCCGTCGAGCACGTGAAGGACGCCGACGTAGAGGACCAGGGCCGTGCCCGCGGCGGTGATGCCGCCGACGAGCCAGCCGTAGATGGTTTGCAGGGCGTAGAGGGACAGCTTGCGGTCGAAGGAATGCTGGGACTCGGCCACGAAGCGTTTTTTCTCCTCCTCCTCGCGGGCGAAGGCCTGGACCAGGGAGATGGAGGAGAAGATGCGTTCCACGGTGGAATAGACCTGGCTCTCCTTCATGTGGGTCTCGGTGGTCAAATCGCCGATGCGCCGGCTGACCCGGGAGATGGCCAGAAAGAGGAAGGGAATGATGCACACGGCGTAGATGGTCAGTTCCACGTCCATGCGCAGACAGACCACGAACATGCCAAGGAGCATGGCCGAGCTTGTCAGCGTGGTGAACACGCCGTTCATGAGCAGGGTCTGCACGGCGTAGGTGTCGCCCATGATGCGGTAGATGAGGTCGCCTGTGGGCCATTTCTGGTGAAAGAGCAGGGACTGGCGCTGCAGGTGCTGGAAAAGGTCGCAACGCAGGTCCTGGACCATGTCCTGTCCCATGCGGATGGTCAGGTAGTTGTTGAGGAGCTGGACGAAGCCGACCAGGAAGTGGACGGCCAAGAGCAGGCCGACCACGGAGGCCAGTTGCAAGCCCAGGGATATGGTTTCGGGATCGAGCCGCCAGCCCCACAGCTCCAGGGGGGTTCGGCCGATGATCTGGTCCACGGCGAGCTTGAGCGGCCAGGGTTTGAGCAGCTCCATGGCGCTGATCAGGCCCACGAGTCCCAGACACAGGACGAAGGTCAGCCTGTAAGGCCGCAGGTAGGCCAGAAGGCGCAGGAATACGGGCATGTGGGATGAGCCTTGCTGGATCGTTGGCCGGGTTCCGGCCAGGTTTGAAGCGAACAACGCCTGGAACGCGCCGTCGCTGCGACGCGTCCCAGGCGTTACCATGGACCGCCCCTAGGCGGCCAGAACGTTCTCGGTCTTGTCTCCGCTTCCAGGCGCGGGAATCAGGCCGCCAAGCTCCTGCCGGGCCGCGATCTCTTCGACGTCGGCCACGTCTTTGGCCACGACGCGGCGGGAGGGGGCGGCGGCGCGCACGATCAGGCGCTCTTCCACGGGTTCCTCCAGGGAGCCGCCGGGGCCGCGCACCATGAGGTACTGCACGAGCATGGTCACCAGCGAGGCGGCGCGGAAAAGGCCCCACAACATCCATCCGGCGAACAGGGTGGCGGTGGTGGCGGCGGCCATGGCCGCATAGGCGGACAGGGGCAGAAGGCCGATGGCGGCGCCGGCCAGGACGGCCAGCAGCAGCACGGCGCGTCCGGTGGGCAGGATGGACCCGGCCAGGCGCACGAACCGCTTGTGTCCGCCGTGGTTTTCAGCCGTGACCCGAAGCTTCAGGGTGGTAAAGAGGTTGGTCTTGGCCGAAAGGTCCCAGGGCGGCACGGCGGAGATGGAGGAGAAGCCGGTGTCGGTGGTGAAGGGCAGGTGCAGGCCGGTCAGGACGGCCAGGATATGGGACAAAAGCTGTTCGCGCTCCACGCCCTTGTTGTTCCAGAAGAAGCGGTGGAAGGTCAGGCGGTGGGAGAACACACCCACGATCTCGGAGGCCTTGCGCACAAAGCCCACGCGGGGCATCTCGCGCTCGTCGTGGGGCATGTCCTCGGCCAGGGGCACGGGGCACACGCCCTGGGAGGCGCTTTTGCGCAACTGCCACACGGTCTTGTAGCGGGTCCAGCCGCGGCACAGGGGCTGCAGCAGGGTCAACCCGGTGATGATCAGCCGCGAGCCCAGGTTGTCGTGGCGGGCCGGGAGCTTGGCCTTACCGGCCCGGTGGCCGACGAAGGCCAGGGAGGTTATGGCCATGGCCAGTCCGGCGAGCCCGAGCAGGGGCATGAAGGGCGTGGCCACCATGAAGGCCAGGGCCAGGACCATCCATTCCATGGACAGGGGCAGATAGGCCACCAGGCTTCCCTTGGGCTCGTAGAGGGTCTGGAACAGCCCCATGCCGAAGACGCCGTGGTAGATGATGGGCCGGTTGGCCAAAAGGCAGCCGCCGATGTCGCCGTAGATGCGACCGGCCCAGCGGGAGTTGCCGAGCACGTTGAAGCGGTCCTTGTGCTTGGGCAGAAGCAGGGCCTCGGCCCGGCCGTAGCCCTTCTGCTGCTTGATGTAGGCCGAGACGGTGTTTCTGCGGTGGTGCCAGACCATCATGGCCGCGCAGAAGCCGATCAGGTAGCCCTCGTTCTGGAGTCGCCAGCACACGTCCACGTCGTCGCCGGCGGCCCGGTAGGTGGCGTCGAACCCGCTGATCTCCATGAGCTTTTCGCGGCGATAGGCCATGTTGCAGCCCGGGATGTGCTCGGCCACCTCGTCGGTGAGAAGGACGTGGGTGGGCGCGCCCGGGGACACGGCCACGCAGGCCGAGGTGCGGTTGTCCTCGGGCGGGGGCAGGTTGGGACCGCCCACGGCCACGAAGCGCGGGTCCATGAAGGCCCAGGCCATGTACGTCAGCCAGTCCGGGTCCACGTAGCAGTCGGAATCGGTGTAGGCCACGATCTCGCCCCGGGAGGCGTTCATGCCCACGTTGCGGGCCGCGGACAGGCCCAGGTTGGGCTGGTGGATGACGTGGATGTACGGATATTTGGCCGCGTAGCGGTCGGAGATCTCCCCGGTCGTGTCCGTGGAGCCGTCATCGACCACGATGACCTCGAAATTGGGATAGGCCAGCTTCTGGAACGAGGCCAGGCAGCCGTTCATGGTGGACTCGGCGTTGTAGGCGCAAATCACCACGGAGATAAGGGGCGTCTGGGGCGGCAGAAGCGGCAGGCGCTGACGGTAGACCTCGGCCACGGCCTCGTAGGCCGGCTTGGGATTGCGGTGCGCGTCGACCATGCCGAAGGCCCAGTCCTCGATCAGGTGTCCGCCGGTGTACCATTCGTCGGTCCAGGCGAAGACCATGGTGCCGGAGACGCCCAGTTCGAAGGCGGCCCGAAGCTGCCAGGAAAGCGTCTCGGCCACGTGGTCCGCGCCCTGGCGGATGGAGTCCATGCCGAACTCGGACAAAACCAGGGGCAGATCCCCGGCCACGTTCTGCAACCGTTTGACATAGGCCCGGAAGGCCTTTTCCTCGTGCAGGTAGACGTTGACCGACAGGAAATCCAGAAAGGGCAGGCGCAGGTATTCCGTGGACGGATAGTTGGCGTAGGTCACCAGGCCCGTGGGGTCCTGCTCGCGCACGATGGCGGCCAGTTTGGCCAGAAACTTCTCGATCTTTCTGGCCCCGTGCCAGCGCACGATGTGGGCGGGAATCTCGTTGCCGATAAGCCAGGCCAGGATGGCCGGGTGCCCGGCCAGGGGCGAAACGGCCTCACGGATGACCTTCTTGATCTCTTCCTTGACCTCCCACTGGTCCAGAAAGCACAGGTGCTGGGGCCAGGGAATGCCCACCATGACTCGCACGCCCAGGCTCTGGGCCAGGTCCAGGAACCAGCGGGGGGGAACGTAGTACACGCGGATGGTGTTCACCCCGGCGGCGCGCATCATCTCGAAATCGCGGGCCACGCGGTCCCGTTCGGGCAGGGGGTCGCCGTTTTCGTTCTCGGGGAAGGGCCCGTAGGTGACGCCCTTGATGAAAAACTTTTCGTCGCCGGCGAACAGGTAGCGGCCGTGGGTCCGGACGCGTTCCATGGGGGCGGTGGCAAGACCCTCTTCGATCTGGAACATGGAAGTTTCGCTCCTGGTGGCGGGGTCGTTTTCCCCGCTTTTTCGTAAAGTATTCCAGGATGTTTCCTGGACTTGTGATTCCGTTTCCCGGGACGTTGCGGCAAACCCGGCGAGCGCCAATAAGCAATAATCGTGCCGACAAGGGAAGATATGGCCGGGCGCGGCGTTGGGGGAGAACCGCGGCGGGGTCGGGCGGTTCGGACACGAAAATTACCCGTGTCCGGGGATGCCTGGTTACGATTTCGTAACCGGCGCAAAAAAGACGGACATGGCGGGAACCAACGGAACCCCGCGCCGCATGGAAAGCCGTGCCGCGCAAGCAATGGCTGACGCCGCCCGAGGCGTCGGGAGTGGCGCATCCAGGCTCGCCCCGGGAGGCGGAAATGAGGCCATGCCCCAGGGGACGACTCCCGTGGGGCATGGCCGACGATGGGGTGGAAAATCGAACAAGCGCGGATACGGCCGGGGCCGGCATCTCACGCCCTTCCTCAATGTGCTCTGTAACCTTGCCTGGAAGGAGATCGCTCCATGCCGATCCTCTTCGCACAGAACTGTCGGCATCGGGCATTTAATATGCTCGCGACACCCAGCACCAGCCGGACATTGCCACATAAACCGCATGAGGGTATGGTAAAATATTCCCTGGAACGCCTTCCCTGGAGCAGGATATGCGGCATGTGGTCCGGATCGTCAGCCTGGCGTTTGTGATGTTCCTTGTCGCGTTGCCCTGCCTTGGAGCCGGGCCGCATGCGTCGGCCATGCCGGACGATATCCGAGATATCCAGCAATCCGGGGTCTTGAGGATCGGGGTCATCGAGGCCCAGGCGCCCCCCTTCATCTTCGAACAAGACGGACGCCTGACGGGCTTTGACGTGGACTTGGCCCGCCAACTGGCGGTGGCCCTCGGCGTTCGGCCGGAGTTCGTCAGGATTCCCGGAGGCTGGGACGGGCTTGTGGACGCCGTGGCCGCCATGACCGTGGACATCGGCCTGAGTGAGCTGACCAAAAACATGGCCCGCACGCAACGGGCATACTTCAGCCGCCCGTATTTCCTCTCCCATGCCGTCTTCATAGCCAACCGGCTGGCCATGGCCCAAAACCGCATCGACGCCGCCGACCTGGATTCGGTGCAGGCTGTGGCGCGCCATTTCGACGCGCCCGGCCTCCGGATCGCCACCATGGCCCGCTCCGCCCTGGAGCCGCTGGTCCGGGAGCTCTTCCCCAGGGCCGAGATCGTGCCCGCCCCGTCCTCCCAGGCGGCCATCGCCATGGTTTACGAAGGCCAGGCCGACTTGGTCATGGTCGGAGAGGCCGCCTTCGAGATCGCCGTGCATGCCGACCCGGGGCTGCTCTACAAGATCGACCGCCTTGCCCCGAGCCTGGACGATCCGTGCGCCATTGCGGTCAGCCCGGGCAAGCCGGACCTTTTGCGCTTCATCAACGACTATTTGGAAGTCCATCCCTTGCGCCCCAGGGCGACGCTGCGGGAGATCATCGACCGGTACCTGGGACCGACAGATCCGGCTCCAGGGGAGGATGTCCCCGCCGTGGCCGAGCCCGGGCCCCAGGACGAACGCGTGGACATGCACGACATCGCCCTGGTCGTCGGGCTGCATATCCTGGCGCTCGGCGTCCTGTGGGCGACGGTGGTGCGCAGGCCTTCCGCCCAGCACTGGCTCTTGTCGCCCTGGACAGTGCTGGCGGCCATGGGGCTTGGCGGCCTGGCCGGCATGTACCTTCCTTTTCTGGCCGCCTACCTCTCCCGCCCGGCCGGGCTGTACATGGGATTCTGGCGCATGTGCGTCCTGCCGATCATGGTCGCGGCCATCGTCACCAGCACCTACAGGCTGTTGGCCTGCGGCGGCAACGCCAGGCTCCTTAAGCGCCTGCTGGTGTGGACGCCGCTTTTACTGCTCGGCGCGGCGCTCCTTGGCGTCGGCATCGGCATCGTGGGCAGGCCCGGAGCGGATTTTTCAAAGGAGGCGCAGGGACTCCTGGCCTCCATGAACAAGGGGATGCAGACGGCTACGCCCGGCGGCGGCCTGTACGATCAGCTCATGGACATGGTGGACACCATCGTCCCCGACAACCTGCTGGCCCCCATGGTCAACAACGAGAATCTGGCCGTGCTCTTCGTGGCGATATTTTTCGGGGTCGCGGTGGCGGTGGGGAAGAAAAAGGCCAGGACGACCCTGATCGACATCATGGACACCATCCTGGAGTCCTTCACGACCATGATCCGCATGTCCCTCTACCTTTTGCCCTTCGCCCTCTACGCCCTTTCCCTCGATTTCATCGCCTCGACCGGCCTCGAACTCATGCTGGCCATCCTGCGCCTGGTGGTGTGCCTGACCCTGGCGTTTATTCCCGGCGGCCTGCTGAGCCTGGCCTTCCTGCGCATACGGCTTAAGATTCCGCTGGCGGCCATCTGGAGGGATTTCGGGCCGATCTTTCTTTTGTCCTTTTCAACCCGCAGCAGCGTCATCTCCATGCCCATCGGGCTGGAGAGGCTGCAAAACTATCCGCAGATCGACCGGGCGCAGATCACGGCCGCCTATCCCTTCGCCCTTTTGGTGTGCCATTACGCCTACGCGGCGTTTTTCGCCCTGACCCCGGTCTTCGTGGGCCAGGCCTTCGGCGTGTCGTTCACGCCGGGGCAATATATCGCCATCGCCTTTCTGGCGCTTCTGTGCGTGGTGTCGGCCATCGGCACCATCGGCCTGTCCTATGTCCTGCTCCTGGCCATCATCTGCGGCCCCCTGGGATTGCCGCTGGAACCGGCGGTGGTGGTGGGCATGGCCGCGGTCTCCATCGTGGACCCGATCATATCGGGGGTCCAGGCCCTTTTTGGATGCGGGGTGGCGACGTTGGTGGTGGACAAGGCGAATCCGGCATCAGACGCATGCGGCGATACGGAAATGCCTGCCGGATAATGCCCAGCGCCGGGAATGGGCCACCAAAGAGCCCGTCGGAGGCGGCGGGACGACGGCGGTGCGCGGCCAGCGTTCTGGAACTGGTGTCCGGTGTAACGGGGGCAACTCCATCGCCCCCTTCCCTCTTGCCTGTCGTCCCGCCCAGCCGTTCCCCTTGCCTTTTCCCGAAAACACGCCCATGCAATCGGGGTTTTTCGTGCCTGGCCGTGTGCGCCCAACCGTTCACCCCCATTCAGGAATCACCCATGAACGCCTTCACCCTGGTCTTCGCCGCCCTGTGCCTTTTCGCCCTGGGCTACCGTTTCTACGGCCTTTTTATCGCCACCCGCGTGCTGCGGCTCGATCCCGGCCGCCCCACCCCGGCCGTGGCCATGGCCGACGGGGTGGACTACGTAAAGACCGACAGGTTCGTGCTCTTCGGCCACCATTTCGCGGCCATCGCCGCCGCGGGCCCTCTCCTGGGGCCGGTTCTGGCCGCCCAGTACGGCTATCTTCCCGGGGCCTTGTGGATTCTCATCGGCTGCGTGCTGGCCGGGGCGGTGCACGACATGGTGGTGCTCTTCTGCTCCGTGCGCCACAAAGGCCGCGGCCTGGCCCGCATCGCGCGTCTGGAGATCGGCTCGACGGCCGGGGGGGCGGCCTCCGTGGCCGTGCTTTTCATCCTGGTCCTGACCTTGGCGGGATTGAGTCTGGCCGTGGTCGGGGCCATGCACGACAGCCCCTGGGGCACCTTCACGGTGGCGGCCACCATCCCCATCGCCCTTCTCATGGGACTGTACCTGCACGTCTGGCGGCGCGGGGACGTGCGCGGGGCCAGTCTTCTGGGCGCGGCGCTCCTGTTTTTGACCATCCTGGCCGGTCCCTTCGTGGCCGAAAATCCGGATCTGGCCAAGTGGTTCACCTTCTCCCGCAAGGAGCTGTCCATCTTCATTCCGGCCTACGGCCTGGTGGCCTCGATACTTCCGGTCTGGCTGCTGTTGTGTCCGCGCGACTACCTGTCGACGTACCTGAAGATCGGCACCATCGGACTTCTGGCCTTGGGCATCCTGTGGGTGCGCCCGGACCTGTCCATGCCGGCCCTGACACCGTTCATCCACGGCGGCGGCCCGATCATCCCCGGCGCGGTCTATCCCTTCGTGTTCATCACCATCGCCTGCGGCGCCCTGTCCGGGTTTCACGCCATCATCGGCACGGGCACCACGCCGAAAATGATCGGCAGCGAGCGCGACATCCTGTTTGTGGGCTACGGGGCCATGCTGGTGGAGGGGCTGGTGGCGATCATGGCGCTGATTGCGGCCTGCGTGCTGGTCCCGGCGGACTATTTCGCCATCAACGCGGCTCCGGAGGTCTTCGCGAGGATGGGCCTTTCCACGGTCAACCTGGACGGGTTGTCCCGAGCCGTGGGCGAGAACATCCAGGGGCGCACGGGCGGGGCCGTGTCCCTGGCCGTGGGCATGGCCCACATCTTTTCGGCCCTGCCGTTTATGAAGGGCCTTACGGCCTATTGGTACCACTTCGCCATCATGTTCGAGGCCGTGTTCATCCTGACGGCCGTGGACACGGGCACCCGGGTGGGGCGATTCTTCGTGCAGGAGATGCTCGCCCGGGTCTGGCCCCGTTTCGGCCGGGAGAAGTGGTGGCCGGGCATCGCCATAAGCGGCTCGCTCTTCACCCTGGCCTGGGGATATCTGGTCTATACCGGGGACATCGGCACCATCTGGCCCCTTTTCGGCATGTCCAACCAGCTTCTGGCCGCCTGCGGCCTGATCATCGCCACCACCATGCTCATCCGCCTGGACAGGGCCGGATACGCCTGGATGACGGCCGTACCCGGGATTTTCATGGCCGTCACGACCATGGTCGCCGGGTATCAAGGCATCATGGGCAACTACCTGCCCAAGGGCCGATACCTCCTGGCCACCCTTGGTGTGACGGTCATGGTCCTCATGGCGGTGGTCATGGTCATGGCCGTGCGGCGCTGGATGGAGCTTTTGCGGCGGCAGCCGCGTATGGTCGACGAGTATGGCGACACACTCCGGGCCGTCGTGCCGGAGTGACGCGCCACGTGTCGGCCAAACGTCCGGACCGGAGGGGAGCGGAAAAAAAGGGGGGGCGTCCGGGGGCTAGGCCCCGACGCGTCCATTTCGAAATTCGTCGGAAAGATACTCGGTCAACGCCTCCAGCGTGGCCAAAAGCCGCGGCACGAGATCATCCACCACCTTCGCATCCCCGGCGCGAGCCGCCATCTCCACCCGGTAGCATATCTCCCGTAGCGGTTCGGCGTGCATGGTGCCGCACACGCCCTTGAGGGAATGCGCCAGCCGCACAAGCTGTTCCAGATCATGGGCCGCAAAGGCCCGCGCGATCTTCCGGGACCGCTCCGGCGTCTCGGCGATAAAGACAAAAACAACCTCGCGCAGCAGCTCGCGGTCATTCTCAAAACGCGCCAGGGTTTTTTCCAGATCGATCAGGTCATTGGCCACGGGCGGCATGGCTACACTCCCAGCTCAACGAGCCGCATCGACACAATCCGATGAAAAAAGGTACTCCAGCACCATACACGGCGAAACGAACCTATCCGACACGCCCGGTTTGCGCAACGCCCCATGTTTCCGGCAATACGGGGAAAAAGCGTCAGGGAACGTTCCCGCCGCGCCATATTCCCGCATGCGCGGCGCGGCCGTCACGAGCCGGAGGAGGCCACGAGGTCATAGACCTCGGCCACGCTCCAGCCCCGCACCCTGGCCGCCGTGCGTCTGGCCGTCTCCCTGGGACGAAGGCCCGCCCGGGCCTCCTCGGCGGCGATGCGCAGGACCTCCTCGGCCGAACTCGCCTCTCCCCCGCACGCCCCCGGCCCCACCACCACGGTGACTTCGCCCAGGACCTCCGGAGGCGCCGCCGCAAGCTCGGAGAGCCGTCCTCCAAGGAACTCCTCGAAGGTCTTGGTCATCTCCCTGGCGATGACGCATTCCCGCTCGCCAAGGGCGTCCAGGGCCGCCCCGAGGGCCTTGCCCAGACGGGTTTTGCGCTCGAAAAAGACCAGCGTTGCCCCGGTATCGGCGTGTTTGGCGAAGAGGCGGCGGATGTCCGATGTCTTTCGCGGCAAAAATCCCAAGAACGTGAAGGGGTACGGGGGCACCCCGGCGGCGGACAGGGCGGCGGTCACGGCCGACGGCCCCGGGACCGGCGAGACGGCATATCCGGCCTGGCGGCAGGCCCGCACCAGACGGTAGCCGGGATCGGACACAAGGGGCGTCCCGGCGTCGGAGACCAGGGCCAGGGTCAGCCCCTGTGACAAGAGCCCCAGGACCCGGTCCTGGCGGGCCTCCTCGTTATGCTCGTGCAGGCTTGAAAAGCCGCGCGCGGCGATCCCCAGCCGCTTGAGCAAAAGCCCGGTGCGCCTGGTGTCCTCGGCCAGGACCAGATCGGCCCCGGCCAGGATACGCGCGGCCCGGGGCGAGAGGTCGTCCGCATTGCCAAGGGGCGTGGCCACGACGTATAATTTTCCTTTTTTTCCCTCGTCCACGCTCCCCCTCCCCGATCCCCCCATAGCATGGGCCACACGGCCCGTGAAGCAAAACGGGCATGCGGCCCGCGGCCCCGCCCGCCCGGACCGCCTCGTGGCCGCACGGCGCGACGGCCCGGGCGCAAAGGATCACGCGCCCTTCGTCGCCTCCGCCAGCCTGGAGACCATATCCAGGCACATGAGGCGGCTTTCCCGGGAAAAATCCGCGTTGTGCAGGCACATGTGCGCATATCCGGTAAAAGGACGCAGAAACGGTGGGAACCCGGCCCAAAACGACTCCTCGAAAAGGCCCCCGCGTCCCAATATCCCTTCCTTGAACTCCGCTCCCAGCCGCGCCAGCCCCCTTGTGAACGCCTTGGCCAGTTTCGGCGAGGCCAGGGCCAGGCGCTCCCACGCGGCCCTGGCCCGATCCGGGCCGGAGAGGCCGAAAAAATGTCCGAAGGCCTCGGCCCAAAAATCCCCCACAAGGTCCTGAGCCCCGGGCCGATCGCCGGACAGGCCTTCGAGCCGGTACACTCCCCGATCGTCCCGGGCCGTGCGGTACACATCCAAACCCGAAAGCGCGGCCCCAAAAAGCCGCGCACTCTCGCCGCGCACGATGCGCCAGCAGGCGTAGGCCACCCGGGCCGGATCAAACGCCCGACGGCAGGGCATGTCCGGTCGCGAACACTCCCAGCACCCCCGGCAGCTCACCGCGCCGCGAAGCACGTAATGCCCCGGCTGATACGGTCCCGTCTCCCAGGGATTCACCGGCCCCATGGACAGATTGAGCACCCGGCATCCGGTCCAGGCCGCCAGATGCATGGGTCCCGTGTCCGGGGTGACGAACAGGTTGAAGGTCTGGGCCACCCGCGCCAGTTCCGCCAGCCCCAAACGGCCGCACATGTTCAACGCGCCACGGCGGCAACGGGCCATGACCTCCCGGCCAAGCCCCACCTCCGCCGGCCCGCCGAGCAGAACCGGACGCAGCCCCCGCCGGGCCAATTCCCCGGCCAATCGCCCCCAAAAATCCGCATCCGGCCTCTTCTCCGGCTGGCTGGCCCCCAGAAAAAGGGCCACCCGGCCGTTGCCGTCCCCCAGGTGCCGGGGCGCGTCCCAGCGCGTCGCCGCCATATCCCTGGGCCCGATCACGTCCAGGGCGTTTAGGTCCGCCCAATGATACCGGTTGTGGCGGTTGTTGCGCACCACCG
Proteins encoded:
- a CDS encoding glycosyltransferase family 9 protein, whose amino-acid sequence is MAALRILVVRVLASPAVEGNVTILVLQMQRMGDLILSFPLFLWLKRAFPGARVRVVAEPMFFEPLAAVGPGVEYVGWAGTGRVMSDAYGLVINLSHRSEAAVLAGRVAAARKVGPVMEDDGVLRVHGAWQLYRASVVRNNRHNRYHWADLNALDVIGPRDMAATRWDAPRHLGDGNGRVALFLGASQPEKRPDADFWGRLAGELARRGLRPVLLGGPAEVGLGREVMARCRRGALNMCGRLGLAELARVAQTFNLFVTPDTGPMHLAAWTGCRVLNLSMGPVNPWETGPYQPGHYVLRGAVSCRGCWECSRPDMPCRRAFDPARVAYACWRIVRGESARLFGAALSGLDVYRTARDDRGVYRLEGLSGDRPGAQDLVGDFWAEAFGHFFGLSGPDRARAAWERLALASPKLAKAFTRGLARLGAEFKEGILGRGGLFEESFWAGFPPFLRPFTGYAHMCLHNADFSRESRLMCLDMVSRLAEATKGA